The nucleotide window CCATTGGTATATTTGATGAACTATCTACTAGAGAGATTCAAAAGTTAGTAGATAAGGTTGTAAAGGCATCAGCAATTGACATAGATTACAATACGATTAAACTTCAAGTAATCCAAGAGTTAGTTATATTGAATCAAAAAGCGAAAGAATGGAAAGAGAAGCCAAACTCATCTAAGAAATTACTTCCATTATTAGACGTAAGAGAGCGTGCGTTGAAACAGAAAAAACATTCATATGAATTATTAGTAAGTCATGGATATATAAAAAATACATTGCAGGAGTTTTATTAATTATATTTTTAACCAAGAATACAATTGTTAAAAACGCATTTTACAGTAATTGCGTAAAATGCGTTTAATAATTCAATCTTTATTTTAAATTCATAGTAAATTCTAAACCATTTTTATCTAATTCATATTTCACAACGGGTTGTGAATTCATTGTTGAAACAAATACTATATCTTGTACCAATACACTTGCCTTAATTAATTTTTTAAATTTATTAATCAATTCCTGACATTCTGAGGAACAAAGAATATGAAGGTCAATATATTGTTCAATTGGATAATTCAACTTTTTACGGTTATCTTGGATACAGCGAATAAAATCACGGATATGTCCTTCATCAACCAGTTCACGTGTTAATTGAGTACACAATAGTACAGTTAAAGTTCCTTCTTTGGCGAGAGTATAACCATCCTTCACGTGTGTTTCTGTTAAAACGTGTGTGTTGTCTAATATAAAGCGTTGGCTAGATATCTGTACCTCCAATTTCCCTTCTCTTATTAATGTTTCTTTTTCATCTAATGATATATTTTCAACATAGTTTTTCAGATCATTTACATGTTTTCCAAATACAGCACCAGCTGTTTTAAAGTTTAGTTTTAATGATACATCTGCTAAACCAGCTAAGTTTTCTGTCCAGTGTATTTTCTTAACATTTAGTTCATCTTGAATAATGCTTTGATATGCATCGAAATGTCTGTTCGAACAAATAACCATTTCAGCTAAGGGCTGTTTTACTTTTAGACTTTCAGCATTTCGTATACTACGGCCAAGTTCAACGATTTTGATTACATCTTTCATTTCATTTTCAAGACTGTCATTTATTACTACTTTGTTTGGTTTTGGATAGTCCTGTAAATGAACACTTTCATCATGCAATTGCATATAAATATGTTCAGCTATGAATGGTGTAAAAGGTGCTAATAACTTGCAGACTGTACTGAGTACTTCATGTAATGTATTAAAAGCTGCACGTTTATCTTCTGAGAAACCAGAAGCCCAGAAGCGTTGTCTGGATCTACGGATATACCAATTACTTAGATCATCAATTAACTTGGCAATTTCACGACTTGACTGTGTAAATTGATAATCATCCATGAATGTTGTTACTTTAAAGATTGTGCTATGAAGGCGTGATAACATCCATTCATCCATCTTTGTTTGTTTTCCGGGTAGAGTTGAGTTGAATTTATATCCGTCAATGGACGCATATAAATGATAAAAACTAAAGGTATTTTCAAGTGTATCTAAAAACTTCGACTTAGCTTCCTGTACAATTTTTGTTGAAAATCGTTTAGGGTTCCAAGGTGAACTGTCTACTAGCAAAGCCCAACGTAATGCATCTGCGCCATAATCATGCATTAATTCTAAGGGGTCTAGAGCATTCCCCTTACTTTTCGACATTTTTTGCCCATGTTCATCTAAAACATGTCCTAATGATAAAACGTTTTTATAAGGTGCGCCTCCCGTATAAAGCGTCGAAACAGCTAACAAACTATAGAAAAAACCTCGAGTTTGATCAATACCTTCAATAACTACATCTGCAGGAAACTGTTTTTTGAATACTTCTAGTTCAAATGGATAGTGGTGTTGAGCAAAGGGCATAGAACCACTGTCGAACCACACGTCTATTACTTCTGATGTACGCTTCATCTCATGTTGACACTCAGGACATCTACAGATCACTTCGTCTATATATGGTTTATGCAATTCTAAGTTTTCTGGGAGAGATTTCATTGCTAAGCTTTTTAATTTTTCTATACTTTCAGGTGCTTCTTCATGTCCACAAGATGTGCAAATCCATACATTTAAAGGAGTCCCCCAGTAGCGATTTCGGCTAATATTCCAATCGACTACATTTTCAAGGAAATTTCCAAATCGACCTTCTTTAATATGTTCTGGATACCATGTTACAGTTGCATTATTTTCAAGTAGTTTGGTTTTTAGTGATGACATTTTGATAAACCAACTATCATTTGCATAATAAAGTAGTGGTGAATCACAGCGCCAGCAATATGGATAGCTGTGTTCATACTTTTCTTTATGGAAAAGTAAATTTAAATCTGCTAATAGCTTAATAATTTCAACATCACAATCTTTTACAAAGTGACCAGCTAAATCGGAAACCGCATCAGTATATTTGCCTTGCTGATTTACCACATTGACAAACGAAAGATTATTTTGAGTTACAGTTCGATAGTCATCTTCACCGTATGCAGGCGCAATATGAACAATACCTGTTCCGCTTGATTCAGTTACATAGTCAGCCATTACTACGATATGACCTTTTTCTATTTTTACATAATTAAATGGAGGGTGATATGCAACACCTTCAAATTCAATTCCTTTGTGCTCACTAATAATTTTAGCTTCGGAGTCAAGGACCTTTGACACAAGAGATTTTGCTACGATATATGTTTTTCCATTTAGTTCAGCTTTTACATAGGTTAAATCTGAATGCATGGCAAGGGCAACATTCGCTGGTAATGTCCATGGTGTTGTTGTCCAGCCAAGGAAGAACTCATTACAATCTGTACGTTTAAATTTTACAGTTGCTGATAAATCCTTAACATCTTTATAACCCTGTGCTACCTCATGTGAACTTAATGATGTTTGACAACTAGGACAGTACGGTGATACTCTATGGCCTTTATAAAGTAACTTGTCTTGATGTACTTTACTAAGGATATTCCATACACTTTCGATATACTCATTACTTAAGGTTAAATAGGGAGAATCCAAATCTACCCAATAGCCTAATTCTTCTGTAAATGCACGCCAGATTTTCTCGTATGTGAATACACTTTCTTTACATTTTTCAACAAACTGTTCTATGCCATAACTTTCAATTTCTTGTTTCCCGGAAATTCCAAGCTGTTTTTCAACGCCTAATTCAACAGGCAGACCATGAGTGTCCCAACCAGCTTTACGTTCAACTAAAAAACCTTGCATCGTTTTATAACGAGCAACAACATCCTTAACAGTTCTTCCTAAAGCATGTCCTACATGTGGCAATCCATTAGCAGTCGGTGGCCCTTCATAAAATACAAACGGTGTGCTTTCTTGACGATTTTTAATGGATTTTTCAAAGATATTTGATGCATTCCAAAACAGTCGAATTCTTTGTTCTCTTTGTTGCATTGTTTCTTTTACCATAAATATATCAATTCCTCCTATACCATAGTGTATAAAAGGCATACAAAAAACCCCGTCCCAAGTAAGGGACGGGGTTAACCGCGATACCACCCTAATTCTATTGAAGCCGATCCAATAGCACTTAGCAACGTACAATCATACGCGTTCTTTTTAACGGTAGACACCCGGGTTCGCTTACTGATTTCAGCTAACCTTCTCAGAGAGGATTTTCATGTAACACTTGAACACTGACTTTCACCAATTTATCAGCTCTCTGGGGAACAAGACGAAACATTACTTTTTCTCTTCAACGAATTTGTATGCTTTTATTAAAGGAATCGTAACAAATGCGGAATATTTTGTCAATTATATAAAATTTGTATTTAAGAAGAAACCATAGTAGACAGATGTTCCGAATCCAAAGGTACACTAAGACAATGTCATTATTTTTCAATTTTTATGGAAAATTATAATAAAAAACAATATACTTTATAAAAAAAGAAACGTACGTTCTGTATGGTTTTACCATAAATTGTGAAAAGGATGATGAATAATGCTACCCTTCTTCCCAACTCCATATCCAAATGAATTGTTGTATTCAGCCATTTCCCGTTATCATTTTTACAGTGGAAATATTGATTGTAAGGACACCTTAGAAGAGTTGTTTGGCAGTCGTTCTGTAATACCGAGTGTGGAGATTGGTAGTTATTTTTCCGTCTTGGCTGAGCAAATAGGATCGCAGTATTCCGTTGAGTCCCTTTTAGCTCATCATACGATTTACCCCTACTATGCTTCATTTTTATCGGAAGCTCGGCAGCAAGAGATATTGCAGGACGTATTAGAAGATGGACAAGCTTTATATACAAGACTTGGTATTGTAGCCGGAAGTATTTGCCGAAAGGATGGTCTATATTATTGTGCTGAATGTGCTAAGGACGATAATGCGCAATATGGTGAACCATATATTCATAGAGAGCATCAGTTACAAGGCATCAATTATTGTCCAAATCACGAAATCCCATTGCGCCAATATCCGATTAAAAGTGATAGCCGAATAGCATATGTCCGTTTTGAAATGAGACATATGAATTTAACAGCCATTTATGAAGTGGATAACTATAAGGAAATTGCTGTTGAAATCGCAAAACAAGCTTATCAATTACTACAACTACCACTACATGAACTTTCGAGGGAAGTTGTAAGTACGAAATACAGAAGTTTATTGAGAGTGCGTAATTTAATTACAGCATCTAATCATGTACGTCAGAAAGAACTGTATAAAGTTGTAGCCTCCTCCTTTCCATCAGGTTTTCTTCAAGAATATGAGAGCGAGCTAAATGAATTTGATGAGTACAACTGGTTGAAAGTATTAACACGTAATTCAAAGCGACATGTACATCCGTTACGTCATTTGTTTTTATTGCACTTTTTACAACAAAATATTTCAGAGTTTGCGCAATTAACAACAGATCAAGGTACATTTGGTGCTGGTCCATTTCCTTGTTTAAATAAAGCTGCATTACATTATAAGCAGTTTGTAATTCAAGATGTAGATGTATCAAGGGATTATAAAACTAAAAATTTAATTGGTACATTTACATGTTCATGTGGGTTTACTTATGCAAGAAAACAAGCGACAGATATGTTCGAGCTTGGTCGAGTGAAAGCTTTTGGCGAGGTTTGGCATCAAAGGTTAAATGAATTATCTAATGACACATTAAGCATCCGAGCTATGGCGCGAGAATTAGGTGTTGATTCGAAAACTGTTAAAAAGTATCTAGAGCAACCATTAAAGGAATCGGAACTACAAATATGCCCTATTCCAACCTCACAGTTACTCTTATACAGAGCTGAATTTATTGAGATTATGCAAAATAATCCTCAATTTAGTCGCTCACAATTACGTAAAGCATATCAAAAGCAATTTATGTATTTATATAGACATGATAAACAATGGTTATTTAATGCCTTACCACCAACTCAAAAGCGCAGAAATGATGTTAAAACCGTTGATTGGAATAAAAGAGATAAAGAGTATTCAATGAGAATAAAAGAGATATATGAACAATTACGAGCGTCTAAGAAGCCGATTCGAATTACCTCATCTATTTTGGGGAAACGGGTAGGAATATTAGCCAATTTGGAGAAACATCTAGAAAAGTTGCCTATTACAAAAAATTTGTTAACGCAAATTACAGAAAGTGTACAGGAATTTCAGATACGTCGTTGTTATAAAGTGATTGATGACATGAAACGTGAGGAAGTCGAAATAAAGCTTTGGCATGTTCAGCGGCTGGCTGGAGTAAAATCAAAGGATTTTAAAAAGATTCAACCAATATTAGTAAGGTATATAGAAAAGGAACTGGGTGGAATTGATGAGCGACAAAGGTATAAAACTTAAAGATTGGCCATTTGATAAAGGTGCACGTGTAAAATTAGAGTGGATCGGTGCGCCTTTTAGAGACGAAAAAAAGGTTGTGTTGCCAGTTTATTTTAGTGGAAAAGTTAGTGGCTATTATACAACTGAAAAGTTAATAGTTGATTGGACTACACTAACTTCTTTAATAATCCAACATTATTACATAGATGGAGTCATTACGCAGCCTATTTCACCTAATCAAACTGAAGAAATTATTATCACCATAGAGCCAAATTGTGTTGGATATTTTGAAAGAGACTATACAATACATAAAACAAACTATATAGAAAGATCGCAAACTTTCGTTATCAAACATAACCGAGAACGTTTGAATTTACCATTAATTGAAGTAATGAGAGGGATAATTGCACCGAATGCGTTCCTTCTAAATCGCATCTTTGAAATGAACTCGTTCCCGTTATATTTTACAGAGGAATATGAACCTGATTTATTACGATTACATTTTACATCTTCATATAATGCAAAGTATTTAAAGAACGAGTACTTGCATCACTTAGTTTGGTTGTTAATGACCAATCCTGTTCGTAAAGTTTATGAAAGTATGGCTAGTAACTTTCAATTTAATAACTCTATTAGGTTTGATTGGCCATTTCAAACACCGATTAAATTGAAGTTACGTGTGAAAAAAACGGCCACAGGATATACAGTTTTAAATATTAAATCGATGCTAGAAAAAGAACTACAGGTTTCTAATTTAGAAATTACTCATCCTAGCCTTGTACGTCAGGAAAAATCGAATGAGCCAAGAAAACGTATAATTCTCCCCCTTTCCAATTCAGGTGATTATGAAGCCGATGCAACAGTTGATGGACGTACAAATGAATTTGATGAGGTAGTAACAGATATTTTAACTCATGAGTACACAGATGCTCTATTGATCACTAGACAAAGAACGGTCTCAACTAAACAACGTGACGGAATTGATGATAATACAAAAAAGACAGTAAAAGTAGATAATAATAGCCGTTCAATGGGGGATATTGGCGGAACAAATATATTAAGAGGCTTAGAAGTAAAGTCTTTACAAAATACATATGTTAATGGTGAATTAGCGGACTTTAAAGATGTATTAAATGAGTTATCAAGAGCTTATTTTGTAGAAAGTGTGGAGGCATATGTTGGTGAGTTAACTGACATACGAGAGCGTTCATTTGCGTTTTTAGATGATGGCATTACTCCTAGAAAGTATATAGTGGCTTATGTAAAACTAAGGAATGGAAAAGAAGTGGCATTGTTAGAACTTGAACGCGCTGGACGTAGTGTTTCTACTTTAATTATTACATCCTTAGATGGTTCAAATATTAAGTTGCATATTGAACCATTACTAAAATACATTATATTCAGCTCAGGTAGTTGGTTAAAAGAAGGTTTAGTTAAATGGGAAAAGAGCCTAGCAATTTATAAAGTAAAGCACACGAGTAACTTTAAAAATTTGGTCTTCAATAAAATCTCTGACGTTTAATAGATAATCCTTTTAATACACTTAAACTTTAATTATAATTAAAGAAAATCATTTTTTATTGTGATTTTATCCATGAAATGCAAAGGGGATTGGTTTATTGATGAAAAAGTTTCGTTTGTCAGAAGAGCTAAGTGAAAGCATTGTTGATGGAATTATCGAAGGGTATAAGGATTATTTACGTGTAAGAAAAGAAGCAGCGCGTAATTTAAAAGTTCATGGTGCTTATGCATGGGTAAAAGGAAATCATATTGATCACCACGTGGCAGTTCAATGTGAAAAATTAGGGGTAGAAAGTAAGCTTTCAAAAGCTGGGGTTACATGGCAGTATTTAAAATTCAGTGTTGATGATATCAAAACACTCTTTTTGATTAAAAATGCACGTTATTTTGATCCAGAAGCTGTTGATAGAGGTAAAGATACGTATGGACGTTCTAAAAGTAAGAAATCAGCTTATATGGAGGAGTTTATAAGTATTAATGAAGATGTAGAGTTTCCTAGTAAGACTAATAAAACTCCAAGTGGACAATCACGCCAGTTAGTATTGTTTGACGAGCTACCCTTCGCTTCTTTAACGAATGAAGAAGTATCAGAAATAGCTAAACAGTATGACAGGTTTTATATTGTTACTTATGAAATTGATGACGAATTTTTAATTAACGCTGTTAATTTATGGATGCCTAATCCATTAGATAATAAAGCGTATTTGGTTGAAGACTTATCTGACCATATCAATACTAAAACATCTCATATAATTGAAATGGAAGAACAAACTAAAGCAATATTACAAAATTCAACTGAAATGCCTGATGCAAGTTTATATGATATTGAAATTGTTGAAGATGATATCGATGAAGCAACTGGAGAAAGTTAATATCGAATTAAGAAAGGAGCTACTAATTTGTTTATTGGTAAAAGCTTAACTAATATCCGAATTTTAAATGAGCTAAGCCGTTCGCAGTTAGCTGAAGAATTGGGTATTACAGAACAAGCTGTTTGGCAATATGAAAATGGTTATGTGTCTCCTAAATTAGAAGTAGTAAATAAGATGAAAACTTTATTTAAAGTTAAATCAGCTTATTTTTTTAGGGAAGATTTATTAGAGAACAATCAACCAGAGAATATTCGCATCGAAAGAATTGCCTATCGTTCAGAGTCAATCAATACAGCAATGAAGACTCAAAGTGAACTAATGCATGTAAAGTTTTTAGATGCATTTATAAAGAAAATAGGTAAAAAAATAAAGTACCCTAAAAACGAAATATTGTCATTACGACAAAAGGTATTAGAGTATTTAAATTCTAATCAACAGGCTGAACGTAATCTGCAAATTCGTCATATAGCAGAAATGGCTAGAAAACATATTAATTTGTCAGAGGATAACAATAAAAACTTTTTATTTCATTTAGAAAAATCAGGTGTGTTTATTTTTGAAAAATCTATTGGCGAAACGATTGATGCATATAGTTTATGGACAGAAGATGATATTCCGTACATTGTATTAGGGAATATAAAAAAATCAGCAGCACGTCGGAACTTTGATTTGGCTCATGAACTAGGACATTTATTATTACATTATAAAACAGAATTTAATATGCTTGATAAACCATCTTATAAATTAAAAGAAGATGAGGCTCATTTATTTGCTTCGGAGTTTCTTATGCCAAGAAAAGCGTTTACTGAGGATATTTTAAAAATCAGTAAGGTATCCAACCCTGATGCATATAAAGAATTAAAAGAGAAGTGGTTAGTTTCGTTACAAGCTATGGCTATGAGAGCTAGAAACTTGGAATTAATTACGCATCAACAATTTCGCTATTTTTTTATGTCCATAAATAAAAATGGATATAGAAAAGAAGAACCGTTAGATACTATTCTTACTATCGAGAAGCCAATGAAAGTAAGAAGTATACTTCAGCTAATTCTGGATAAGAAGATAATTGATCTAGAACAATTAACAGAGGAATTAAAAGTAGATATAAAGTTTGTAGCAAGTATTACTGGTATTGAAGACGAATTTTTTGCAAAATATCTTGAAAATAACCAGCAAAGATTTTCAATTAATGATTTGAAAATCATTAAATAATGTAGAACTTAGAAGACTGTTATTCAGAATTGAATGCAGTCTTCTTTTTATTTTGAATATGTCTCGAATATTTTATTGGCTAAGTCGATGATTAATTTTACTTCTATATCAGATTTTAATTTTAATTGCTCAGCAAACATATGTATAAGCTGCTCAGATTCAATAGGCAATTGCTTCATAGGTGATTCTAATTCGAAAAGATCTTTTGCGTTAATTTCCAAACCAACTGTAATTTTTTCTAATGTTTGTAATGTGATATTTCTATCTCCACGCTCTACTCCCGCTAGGGGGGGGGTTGTAAATCATAGTGCTTGGGTTGAACGAATAAGGTGAGAATGCTGCAACATTATAGGTTAATAAACTATATTGCTTGTATTTGTTAAGCTAAAACTGAGCCACTAACGCAATTGAAATGAGAGCCACTTTATACCAAACTATTCCTAACTGTAAATAGTTAGGAGGATATAGAGGTGATTCCTTTGAAAAAGAAGCAAGAAGTATTATTAGCTTATCATAAACACAATATGAGCCAGCATCAAATAGCTTTAAAGCTCAAAATGTCACGAAATACTATAAATATATTGAACAAGATTTAGCAACAAGGCAGAAGGATACAAGAAATCTACCTATTACAGATAACTACTTAACGCCTCCGGCCTATAAAAAAGAAAGGAACGAAGAGACTGTACGTAATTTTGTACAGCGTGAAGAAAAACGAACAAAAGAAGTATTTATTCGCCAAGAGCCGACTGCTGGACGTGAAATTGAATTCGATTGGGGCGAAGTGAAGCTTTATATTGATGGGAAACTGAAAAGTTTTTCTTTAGCTGTATTTACGCTTCCTTTTAGTAATTACCGATTTGCCTAGCCACCACCGGTTCACTCCTTAGGATTACTATAATCTAAAGGAGTGTTTTTTTATGCCTAAAAGAGCTAGGGTATCTAAAGTTGAAAAATGGATTAAAGAAGGTAGAGGCTCTGGAGTAGGAGGTTGTCCAAATCTGTTGCCATTCCAATTTGAAGATCATTGAGTTGCATATGCAACCCAATGATCTTATTGAACTTTTAACGGAGCAGTTTAATTGAACAATGGACACATAAATCGCTTGAGCAAGTCCCACGGGGGTTTCCTTTAGGGGCGCATATGAGTCTTTTGGTATATTCATTTCCTAAATGTGTTATTTATTATAAACAGTTCGGCATTGTTACTTTTGAGTAATAAAATGTAGAATTGAAAAGGTTTTAAAGTCAATAAATTATAGGAGGAAATAAATTTGCTTAAGAAAATAGTAGCTCAAATGATCGTTTTGACAATGTTCATTGGGTTTATTCCTTTTGGGAATTTTGCAAGTGCAAGTGGTACTAAACAACAGTCCACAAAAAATGTACTAGAAAAAATAGAAGTGTTAGAGGCACGTACAGAAACCTCAAAAACGTATAACAATCATGACGGTACCTTTTCAACAGAAATCTATGAGGCACCGATTCATTTTAAAGGGAATAATGGCAGCTGGAAGGAAATTGATAATGACCTTCAAAAGCAAAAGGTCAATGGTAAAGGCCAGTTCAAAAATAAGGACAATAACTTTGTTGTCACGTTTGATGAAAAATTAGAAGATGACACGAATCATGTACAAGTGACAGAGAACCAATATACCCTCGATATGGGCTTAAAGGAAATTCAACAAAATGGTGAAGTAATACTTGCCAATGAGGTTGTAGGGGTTGCTACAGAGAATCAAATTCAGTACACGGATGTTTTTGAAAATATTTCGACTACATACTCTGTTGGAGAAAACTTTGTAAAAGAAGATATTATTATTGATAAAAAGCCTGAGAATGGTTTGCCACAAAGCTTTTCGTATCAACTGTCGCTAGAAAATATGACCTATGAACAAATCAATAATCAAATTTATTTGAAGGATGCGTCTTCGGGTGAAGTGGTTTATGTCATTGAGGCACCGTTTATGTATGATGCTTTTGAACCCGCAGGATTCCAATCGATTGATGGGGTAGACGCGATTCCAGAAGAAGCGAAATCCTATGATATTACGCTTCAAACACGTAAAGAAAACAATTCCATATGGATCGATTTAATCCCGGATTCAGCTTGGCTACAGGGGGAAGAACGTCAATTTCCAATTGTCATTGATCCAACCATTATACGCATCCAAGGAAACTCAAAAATGGTTGATACAACGATTCGTAAAAATTTCCCAACGCAAACAGGCGGAAATGATACTGAATTGGGGACTGGCACGGCAACTGATGGTAATATTGTGCGCAGCTTAATGAAATTTGATGTTTCACCAATTCCAAAATATAGTGTGATTTTATCTGCTGATTTAAATTTGTATTTATCTTCTAGCAATTCACCAAATCCGATTGATTTAAGCTTGCATTCAATGAAGCGTTCATGGGATGAAAATACAGCAACATGGAATAACTATGCGACAGCTGGTAAATGGACAGCTGTAGGTGGGGATTACAATACAGCAGCACTTTCAACAGTTAATGGTATTTCTTCCGTTCCGAGTAAGGTAGAAGACGGGTTAAAAAGATGGGCACTTCCTACAGATTTAGTAAGAGA belongs to Solibacillus sp. FSL R7-0682 and includes:
- the ileS gene encoding isoleucine--tRNA ligase; its protein translation is MVKETMQQREQRIRLFWNASNIFEKSIKNRQESTPFVFYEGPPTANGLPHVGHALGRTVKDVVARYKTMQGFLVERKAGWDTHGLPVELGVEKQLGISGKQEIESYGIEQFVEKCKESVFTYEKIWRAFTEELGYWVDLDSPYLTLSNEYIESVWNILSKVHQDKLLYKGHRVSPYCPSCQTSLSSHEVAQGYKDVKDLSATVKFKRTDCNEFFLGWTTTPWTLPANVALAMHSDLTYVKAELNGKTYIVAKSLVSKVLDSEAKIISEHKGIEFEGVAYHPPFNYVKIEKGHIVVMADYVTESSGTGIVHIAPAYGEDDYRTVTQNNLSFVNVVNQQGKYTDAVSDLAGHFVKDCDVEIIKLLADLNLLFHKEKYEHSYPYCWRCDSPLLYYANDSWFIKMSSLKTKLLENNATVTWYPEHIKEGRFGNFLENVVDWNISRNRYWGTPLNVWICTSCGHEEAPESIEKLKSLAMKSLPENLELHKPYIDEVICRCPECQHEMKRTSEVIDVWFDSGSMPFAQHHYPFELEVFKKQFPADVVIEGIDQTRGFFYSLLAVSTLYTGGAPYKNVLSLGHVLDEHGQKMSKSKGNALDPLELMHDYGADALRWALLVDSSPWNPKRFSTKIVQEAKSKFLDTLENTFSFYHLYASIDGYKFNSTLPGKQTKMDEWMLSRLHSTIFKVTTFMDDYQFTQSSREIAKLIDDLSNWYIRRSRQRFWASGFSEDKRAAFNTLHEVLSTVCKLLAPFTPFIAEHIYMQLHDESVHLQDYPKPNKVVINDSLENEMKDVIKIVELGRSIRNAESLKVKQPLAEMVICSNRHFDAYQSIIQDELNVKKIHWTENLAGLADVSLKLNFKTAGAVFGKHVNDLKNYVENISLDEKETLIREGKLEVQISSQRFILDNTHVLTETHVKDGYTLAKEGTLTVLLCTQLTRELVDEGHIRDFIRCIQDNRKKLNYPIEQYIDLHILCSSECQELINKFKKLIKASVLVQDIVFVSTMNSQPVVKYELDKNGLEFTMNLK
- a CDS encoding TnsD family Tn7-like transposition protein, which translates into the protein MLPFFPTPYPNELLYSAISRYHFYSGNIDCKDTLEELFGSRSVIPSVEIGSYFSVLAEQIGSQYSVESLLAHHTIYPYYASFLSEARQQEILQDVLEDGQALYTRLGIVAGSICRKDGLYYCAECAKDDNAQYGEPYIHREHQLQGINYCPNHEIPLRQYPIKSDSRIAYVRFEMRHMNLTAIYEVDNYKEIAVEIAKQAYQLLQLPLHELSREVVSTKYRSLLRVRNLITASNHVRQKELYKVVASSFPSGFLQEYESELNEFDEYNWLKVLTRNSKRHVHPLRHLFLLHFLQQNISEFAQLTTDQGTFGAGPFPCLNKAALHYKQFVIQDVDVSRDYKTKNLIGTFTCSCGFTYARKQATDMFELGRVKAFGEVWHQRLNELSNDTLSIRAMARELGVDSKTVKKYLEQPLKESELQICPIPTSQLLLYRAEFIEIMQNNPQFSRSQLRKAYQKQFMYLYRHDKQWLFNALPPTQKRRNDVKTVDWNKRDKEYSMRIKEIYEQLRASKKPIRITSSILGKRVGILANLEKHLEKLPITKNLLTQITESVQEFQIRRCYKVIDDMKREEVEIKLWHVQRLAGVKSKDFKKIQPILVRYIEKELGGIDERQRYKT
- a CDS encoding Tn7-like element transposition protein TnsE; translation: MSDKGIKLKDWPFDKGARVKLEWIGAPFRDEKKVVLPVYFSGKVSGYYTTEKLIVDWTTLTSLIIQHYYIDGVITQPISPNQTEEIIITIEPNCVGYFERDYTIHKTNYIERSQTFVIKHNRERLNLPLIEVMRGIIAPNAFLLNRIFEMNSFPLYFTEEYEPDLLRLHFTSSYNAKYLKNEYLHHLVWLLMTNPVRKVYESMASNFQFNNSIRFDWPFQTPIKLKLRVKKTATGYTVLNIKSMLEKELQVSNLEITHPSLVRQEKSNEPRKRIILPLSNSGDYEADATVDGRTNEFDEVVTDILTHEYTDALLITRQRTVSTKQRDGIDDNTKKTVKVDNNSRSMGDIGGTNILRGLEVKSLQNTYVNGELADFKDVLNELSRAYFVESVEAYVGELTDIRERSFAFLDDGITPRKYIVAYVKLRNGKEVALLELERAGRSVSTLIITSLDGSNIKLHIEPLLKYIIFSSGSWLKEGLVKWEKSLAIYKVKHTSNFKNLVFNKISDV
- a CDS encoding spr1630 family ClpXP-sensitive toxin, whose translation is MKKFRLSEELSESIVDGIIEGYKDYLRVRKEAARNLKVHGAYAWVKGNHIDHHVAVQCEKLGVESKLSKAGVTWQYLKFSVDDIKTLFLIKNARYFDPEAVDRGKDTYGRSKSKKSAYMEEFISINEDVEFPSKTNKTPSGQSRQLVLFDELPFASLTNEEVSEIAKQYDRFYIVTYEIDDEFLINAVNLWMPNPLDNKAYLVEDLSDHINTKTSHIIEMEEQTKAILQNSTEMPDASLYDIEIVEDDIDEATGES
- a CDS encoding spr1629 family repressor/antitoxin, translating into MFIGKSLTNIRILNELSRSQLAEELGITEQAVWQYENGYVSPKLEVVNKMKTLFKVKSAYFFREDLLENNQPENIRIERIAYRSESINTAMKTQSELMHVKFLDAFIKKIGKKIKYPKNEILSLRQKVLEYLNSNQQAERNLQIRHIAEMARKHINLSEDNNKNFLFHLEKSGVFIFEKSIGETIDAYSLWTEDDIPYIVLGNIKKSAARRNFDLAHELGHLLLHYKTEFNMLDKPSYKLKEDEAHLFASEFLMPRKAFTEDILKISKVSNPDAYKELKEKWLVSLQAMAMRARNLELITHQQFRYFFMSINKNGYRKEEPLDTILTIEKPMKVRSILQLILDKKIIDLEQLTEELKVDIKFVASITGIEDEFFAKYLENNQQRFSINDLKIIK